The Mesorhizobium sp. M1D.F.Ca.ET.043.01.1.1 genome contains a region encoding:
- a CDS encoding ubiquinone biosynthesis methyltransferase UbiE → MRSVHHDTAGQPTFEPMIQIDMEIKTFVSAWKHCDYVSTYMARMISQNRSDSVRHLNLFSSAFNELLEVAFRTRHADGELACRVSRHGATDRIELTFPCVPEERQFYEKAVSQVAGSEARERYLNSVSGDLAPSREVVLLELAVDYNATLRVEEAEGDAIKLVVDLPLEGLQH, encoded by the coding sequence ATGCGATCTGTTCACCATGACACGGCTGGCCAGCCTACTTTTGAGCCGATGATCCAGATCGACATGGAAATCAAGACTTTTGTCTCCGCTTGGAAACACTGCGACTATGTCTCGACATATATGGCCCGGATGATCAGTCAGAACAGATCAGACTCGGTCCGGCATTTGAATCTCTTTTCTTCTGCCTTTAACGAATTGCTGGAAGTCGCCTTTCGTACGCGCCACGCCGACGGCGAACTGGCGTGCAGGGTATCTCGCCATGGCGCGACGGACAGGATCGAACTGACGTTTCCTTGCGTGCCGGAGGAGCGCCAATTCTACGAGAAAGCCGTGTCGCAAGTCGCGGGATCCGAGGCAAGGGAGCGATATCTCAATTCTGTGTCTGGCGATCTCGCGCCCAGCCGGGAGGTGGTACTCCTGGAACTGGCTGTCGACTACAACGCGACACTCAGGGTCGAGGAAGCCGAAGGCGATGCGATCAAGCTTGTCGTGGATCTTCCGCTTGAGGGCCTGCAACATTGA